In Miniphocaeibacter halophilus, the following proteins share a genomic window:
- a CDS encoding zinc ribbon domain-containing protein gives MYCPNCGKKIPSKSKFCPMCGFNIKEFFDSALNDNEDIDLEESKVKNTENTKIEDIEKNNIDELNNKEKTTSNRLEDLFVSKEDSKEVVEDNNEESKNIDYEEDYGSTRIVSDLFKETNSKDTEDNSVDNNNIENNNTETSTETNTEKRSFKEYINVIKEYTNKIIFQIKKSQEFIYNKTQKSMQQMVLGESKYLNLFIILTTIALIIPTFSIVRVFLAGKTVGKFIGFIIMLLGTILNLCITAAGPLVSLKALSFNYVPNMDKASIKTITIYTTTLISILKLLAYFLGNIVISMQIILYDQFSFRIILTTIIILLIEAFFIQALLWNKFKKDNYLKVFSTIIISVIIAELLSVLISKPIIFILLDIVK, from the coding sequence ATGTATTGTCCAAATTGTGGAAAAAAGATACCTTCGAAATCTAAATTCTGTCCAATGTGTGGATTTAATATAAAAGAATTTTTTGATTCAGCTTTAAATGACAATGAAGATATTGATTTAGAGGAATCAAAAGTTAAAAATACGGAAAATACCAAGATAGAAGATATTGAAAAAAACAATATAGACGAACTTAACAATAAAGAAAAAACCACTAGCAATAGATTAGAGGATCTTTTTGTAAGTAAGGAAGATTCTAAGGAAGTTGTAGAAGACAATAATGAAGAATCTAAAAATATAGATTATGAAGAGGATTATGGTAGTACAAGAATAGTCAGTGATTTATTTAAAGAGACCAATTCGAAAGATACAGAAGACAATAGTGTAGACAATAACAATATAGAAAACAATAATACAGAAACTAGCACAGAAACTAATACAGAAAAAAGAAGTTTTAAAGAATATATAAATGTAATAAAAGAATATACAAATAAGATTATATTTCAAATAAAGAAAAGTCAGGAATTCATTTATAATAAGACTCAAAAGTCAATGCAGCAAATGGTTTTAGGTGAAAGTAAGTATTTAAACCTGTTTATAATCCTAACAACAATAGCCTTAATTATTCCTACATTTTCAATAGTGCGGGTTTTTTTAGCAGGAAAAACCGTTGGGAAATTCATAGGTTTTATAATTATGCTTTTAGGAACTATATTAAATTTGTGTATTACAGCTGCAGGGCCTCTAGTATCATTAAAGGCATTGAGCTTTAACTATGTACCCAATATGGACAAGGCGTCAATAAAAACCATTACAATATACACAACTACCCTAATATCCATATTAAAACTATTGGCTTATTTTTTAGGCAATATAGTTATTAGTATGCAAATTATATTATATGATCAATTTAGCTTTAGAATTATCTTAACAACCATTATAATATTATTAATAGAAGCTTTTTTTATACAAGCATTATTGTGGAATAAATTTAAAAAAGATAATTATCTGAAGGTATTTTCTACAATTATTATATCTGTAATAATAGCAGAATTACTTTCTGTATTAATATCTAAACCAATAATATTTATATTATTAGACATAGTAAAATAG
- a CDS encoding NAD(P)/FAD-dependent oxidoreductase, producing the protein MDNNYDIVIVGAGASGVFASYEFTKLDIDAKILMIDMGNPIEKRICPIKAGKVEKCISCVPCNIMSGFGGAGTLSDGKYNITNNFGGDLHNFVGDEKAIELMEYVDSVLCKFDEGDSKLFTTASSNLKTLALQNNLHLLDAKVRHFGTDRNIEILKKICKYIEPKIDMIWRTTVETVKRTETGFTIITNKGQEYHCKDLILSAGRSGSKWISTICEQENINLQSNKVDIGVRIEIPAEVFKHITDQVYESKIVYQTEKYNDLVRTFCMNPYGEVVAENTNGVITVNGHAYSDPKLQSENTNFALLVSNTFTEPFRDSNEYGESIARLSNMLGGGVLLQRFGDLIKGRRSDERRMKKCFTRPTLKATPGDLSLVIPKRQLDDIIEMIYALDKIAPGMANEDTLLYGVEVKFYNSKVEVNENLETSVKGMYCVGDGSGVTHSLSQASASGVHIARILNGKY; encoded by the coding sequence ATGGATAATAATTATGATATAGTAATTGTTGGAGCAGGGGCAAGTGGAGTTTTTGCTTCTTATGAATTTACAAAATTAGATATAGACGCAAAAATATTAATGATAGATATGGGTAATCCTATAGAAAAAAGAATATGCCCTATAAAAGCTGGAAAAGTAGAAAAGTGTATAAGTTGTGTTCCTTGTAACATAATGAGTGGATTTGGTGGAGCAGGAACATTATCTGATGGTAAATATAATATAACAAATAATTTTGGTGGAGATTTACACAACTTCGTTGGAGATGAAAAAGCAATAGAGTTAATGGAATATGTTGACTCGGTTTTATGTAAATTTGACGAAGGGGATTCAAAATTATTTACAACAGCGTCAAGTAATTTAAAAACCTTAGCATTACAAAATAATTTACACTTATTAGATGCAAAAGTAAGACATTTTGGAACAGATAGAAATATAGAAATATTAAAAAAAATTTGTAAATATATAGAACCAAAAATAGATATGATTTGGAGAACTACTGTAGAAACTGTAAAAAGAACAGAAACGGGTTTTACAATAATTACCAATAAAGGACAAGAATACCATTGTAAAGATTTAATTCTTTCAGCAGGAAGATCCGGTTCAAAATGGATTTCAACAATCTGTGAACAGGAGAATATAAATCTACAAAGTAATAAGGTGGATATTGGAGTAAGAATAGAAATACCAGCAGAGGTATTTAAACATATAACAGACCAGGTATATGAAAGTAAAATTGTATACCAAACGGAAAAGTACAATGATTTAGTAAGAACTTTCTGCATGAATCCTTATGGAGAAGTAGTAGCAGAAAATACAAATGGAGTAATTACAGTTAATGGTCATGCTTATTCTGATCCGAAATTACAATCGGAAAATACGAATTTTGCATTACTTGTTTCCAATACCTTTACAGAACCATTTAGAGATTCAAATGAATATGGTGAATCTATAGCAAGGCTGTCGAATATGTTAGGTGGAGGGGTATTACTACAAAGATTTGGAGATTTAATTAAAGGTAGAAGGTCCGATGAACGTAGAATGAAGAAATGTTTTACAAGACCTACATTAAAAGCAACTCCAGGGGATTTATCCTTAGTAATTCCAAAAAGACAATTAGACGATATTATTGAAATGATTTATGCATTGGATAAAATAGCACCGGGAATGGCAAATGAAGATACTCTATTATATGGTGTAGAAGTGAAATTTTATAATTCAAAAGTTGAAGTAAATGAAAATCTTGAAACAAGCGTTAAGGGAATGTACTGTGTTGGAGATGGCTCAGGAGTAACTCATTCCTTGTCGCAAGCTTCAGCAAGTGGAGTTCATATTGCTAGAATTTTAAATGGAAAGTATTAA
- a CDS encoding dihydrofolate reductase — protein MKLTLIVATDKNFGIGINGDMLFYIGDDLKRFKELTMDNIVIMGRRTFEALPNSKELPNRTNIVLSRNKLDLKEGISVSSIDELEDKLGEINPNKEKEEFLIGGGNLVNTLWNYIDKALITIVNKGYEEVDTHIPNLFNDENFEVVSESEEFFDDKNQLKYKFYEFKRRV, from the coding sequence ATGAAATTAACTTTAATAGTAGCAACAGACAAAAATTTTGGAATTGGTATTAATGGCGATATGTTGTTTTATATAGGTGATGATTTAAAAAGATTTAAAGAATTGACTATGGACAATATTGTAATTATGGGAAGAAGAACTTTTGAAGCTTTGCCAAATTCCAAGGAGTTGCCAAATAGGACAAATATTGTTTTATCAAGAAACAAACTGGATTTAAAGGAAGGTATTTCAGTGTCTTCAATTGATGAATTGGAAGACAAATTAGGGGAAATTAACCCTAACAAAGAAAAAGAAGAATTTTTAATTGGTGGAGGGAACCTAGTAAATACCCTATGGAATTATATCGATAAGGCGTTAATAACAATTGTTAATAAAGGGTATGAGGAAGTAGATACCCATATACCAAATTTATTTAATGATGAAAATTTTGAAGTAGTTTCAGAATCGGAAGAGTTTTTTGACGATAAAAATCAATTAAAATATAAATTTTATGAATTTAAGAGAAGGGTCTAA
- the corA gene encoding magnesium/cobalt transporter CorA — protein sequence MNNNNLSGCVELLTIEDKIKLESFNKIGELKVDVETISWINLQGGDFQKNIEVLNEKLNIHPLILGDIFEKTQRTKVEKYDDLIFMVLHLVKLDEKNENLIAYDDLYLFVKDKIIITLTRENNQLFSKLNKKLLISNKENFNSANKLLFSIIYEIVENYYDVFEEIEVKIDKLDSELIKNSDYDIIDELYLLRRNMIYMIKYVTPLKNLVEYIYDISEEKKERQTKYYYRDINDSIDDIIESIEVYKELASNMIDIVNNMVSDKTNDITKILTIWSTIFLPTTFLSGVFGMNFRYMRGLEWEYSYPIFWLISIILMIIMIIYFKKKKWF from the coding sequence ATGAATAATAATAACTTAAGTGGTTGTGTAGAATTATTAACAATAGAAGATAAAATAAAACTGGAATCTTTCAATAAGATAGGTGAACTGAAAGTTGATGTAGAAACTATTTCTTGGATTAACTTACAAGGTGGAGATTTTCAAAAGAATATTGAAGTTTTAAATGAAAAATTAAATATTCATCCCTTAATATTAGGAGATATTTTTGAAAAGACTCAAAGAACGAAGGTTGAGAAATATGATGATTTAATTTTTATGGTCTTACATTTGGTTAAATTAGATGAGAAAAATGAAAATTTAATAGCCTATGATGATTTATATTTATTCGTTAAGGATAAAATAATAATTACTCTAACTAGGGAAAATAACCAATTATTTTCCAAACTAAACAAAAAACTGCTAATAAGTAATAAGGAAAATTTTAATTCAGCAAATAAACTTTTGTTTTCTATAATATATGAAATAGTAGAAAATTATTATGATGTCTTTGAGGAAATAGAAGTAAAAATCGATAAATTAGATTCTGAACTTATAAAAAATAGTGATTATGATATAATAGATGAGCTATATTTATTAAGAAGAAATATGATTTATATGATTAAATATGTTACACCTTTGAAAAATTTAGTCGAATATATATATGATATTAGTGAAGAAAAAAAGGAAAGACAAACCAAATATTATTATAGAGACATTAATGATAGTATAGATGATATTATTGAAAGTATTGAAGTATATAAGGAATTAGCTTCTAATATGATAGATATAGTCAATAATATGGTTAGTGACAAAACCAATGATATTACAAAAATACTTACAATTTGGTCAACTATATTTTTACCTACAACATTTTTATCTGGTGTATTCGGAATGAATTTCAGATATATGAGAGGATTGGAATGGGAGTATTCTTATCCGATATTTTGGTTGATTTCTATAATCTTAATGATTATAATGATAATTTACTTTAAAAAGAAGAAATGGTTTTAA
- a CDS encoding putative ABC transporter permease yields the protein MEIFSDLFLTFITYSFLGWIIESVYCSIGERKIINRGFLIGPYCPIYGFAAVLIVVFLSKYNNNILLLFSLSVLFSGIIEYITSYVLERIFKLSLWDYSSHKFNLNGRICLKNLILFGILAILVIKVINPVIEIFYSTISEFSVFVIFVISLVAFTIDLILTVMAVLDIRELSNTTLNLDELTIVRNGFIEELEYKGGNFVHSLESKGESIKNNIGDKTEYLRNTIKVQSDNIIKMISKKENFKLNFIHKRFIKAFPNLKPLDKNKSFNLLKNKIKNLNKK from the coding sequence ATGGAAATTTTTTCGGATCTGTTTTTAACATTTATAACCTACAGCTTTCTCGGTTGGATTATTGAGAGTGTTTATTGCTCTATTGGAGAAAGGAAAATTATTAATAGAGGCTTTTTAATTGGTCCATATTGTCCTATCTATGGATTTGCAGCAGTGTTGATTGTTGTGTTCTTATCTAAGTACAATAATAATATTTTGCTTTTATTTTCCTTAAGTGTTCTTTTTTCTGGAATAATTGAATATATTACAAGTTATGTTCTTGAAAGAATTTTCAAACTTTCCCTATGGGACTACAGTAGCCATAAATTCAACTTAAATGGTAGAATATGTTTGAAAAATCTAATTTTATTTGGTATTTTAGCCATTTTAGTTATTAAGGTTATTAATCCTGTAATTGAAATCTTTTATTCTACTATTTCAGAATTTTCAGTATTTGTAATTTTTGTAATTTCTTTAGTTGCCTTTACCATAGATTTAATTCTAACGGTAATGGCAGTATTGGATATTCGAGAACTATCAAATACAACTTTAAATTTAGATGAACTTACAATTGTTAGAAATGGATTTATAGAAGAACTTGAATACAAGGGTGGAAACTTTGTACATAGTTTAGAGTCTAAAGGTGAATCTATTAAAAACAATATAGGTGATAAAACAGAATATTTAAGAAATACAATAAAAGTTCAAAGCGATAATATAATTAAAATGATTTCTAAAAAAGAGAATTTTAAACTAAATTTTATACACAAAAGATTTATAAAAGCCTTTCCTAATTTAAAACCACTAGATAAAAATAAATCCTTTAACCTTTTAAAAAATAAAATAAAAAATTTAAATAAAAAATAA